The following proteins come from a genomic window of Geomonas sp. RF6:
- a CDS encoding ATP-binding protein codes for MKMAENRRVLVIDDTPAIHEDFRRILAPVAKVTELDELEAELFDEEIEELPGGFEMESAYQGQEGLAKVQARLQEGSPYAVAFVDVRMPPGWDGVETVERIWEVDPRIQIVICTAYSDYSWRELSKRLEIRDRLLILKKPFDAMEVYQLANALTSKWELSRQAELKVESLEEGVSARTAELAAANQALQARTAELAATNDALEGRTRQLALANKALTVDIARRQAAEEEALNARQRVEDIVEFLPDPTFVVDKEKRVIAWNRALEELTGVGKEEMLGRGDHAYAVPFYGVTRMLLIDMLQDGGKLDTFYSGVDRKGQTICTEVKLVLGGKERLVWSAAAPFFDLHGELVGGIQTMREITELRRSEQERSKLEARLEHANLVQSLVVKLNHDLRTPITPLFALLPIVKERTHDDALKRMLEVCEKSAEQILALTTNSTALVRPRGRRGELTAVPLAAVARERLQKNAGLFTQLGVECDCSGISEELAVLGALDQLSLLFDNLLSNAARYARRNGKVRIWVLNAAGMVTVAVQDDGAGLAPEECEKIFHEADPTRESKSGEGLGLSLCKRIVLNHEGSIWAESPGPDQGTTIYFTLKEARQESPEEAPPSAVP; via the coding sequence ATGAAAATGGCGGAGAACAGGCGGGTCCTGGTGATAGACGATACGCCCGCGATCCACGAAGACTTCCGGCGGATACTCGCCCCGGTGGCAAAGGTTACGGAGCTCGACGAGCTTGAGGCGGAGCTTTTCGACGAGGAGATAGAGGAGCTTCCCGGGGGATTCGAGATGGAGTCCGCGTACCAGGGGCAGGAGGGGTTGGCGAAGGTGCAGGCGCGCCTCCAGGAGGGCTCCCCCTACGCCGTGGCCTTCGTGGACGTGCGCATGCCCCCCGGATGGGACGGCGTGGAGACGGTGGAGCGGATCTGGGAGGTAGACCCGCGGATCCAGATCGTCATCTGCACGGCGTACTCCGACTACTCCTGGAGGGAGCTCTCGAAGCGGCTGGAAATACGGGACCGCCTGCTGATCCTCAAAAAGCCGTTCGACGCCATGGAGGTCTATCAGCTGGCGAACGCGCTGACCTCTAAGTGGGAGCTGTCGCGTCAGGCGGAGTTGAAGGTGGAGAGCCTCGAGGAGGGGGTATCGGCCCGCACCGCCGAGCTTGCCGCCGCAAACCAGGCGCTGCAGGCGCGCACCGCGGAGCTCGCCGCCACCAACGACGCCCTTGAGGGGCGCACCCGCCAGCTCGCCCTGGCAAACAAGGCGCTCACGGTCGACATCGCGCGTCGCCAGGCTGCTGAAGAGGAGGCCCTGAACGCCCGCCAGCGCGTCGAGGACATAGTGGAGTTTCTTCCCGATCCCACCTTCGTGGTGGACAAGGAGAAGCGGGTCATCGCCTGGAACAGGGCCCTGGAGGAGCTCACCGGGGTGGGAAAGGAGGAGATGCTCGGCCGCGGCGACCACGCCTACGCCGTCCCCTTCTACGGCGTCACCCGGATGCTCCTCATCGACATGCTGCAGGACGGTGGAAAGCTCGACACCTTCTACAGCGGGGTCGATAGGAAGGGGCAGACGATCTGCACGGAGGTGAAGCTCGTGCTGGGGGGAAAGGAGCGCCTCGTCTGGAGTGCCGCGGCGCCCTTCTTCGATCTGCACGGGGAGCTTGTGGGGGGGATCCAGACGATGCGGGAGATCACGGAGCTTCGGCGCTCCGAACAGGAGCGATCGAAGCTGGAGGCCCGGCTCGAGCACGCAAACCTCGTGCAGTCCCTGGTGGTGAAGCTGAACCACGACCTGCGGACACCGATCACCCCGCTCTTCGCCCTCCTCCCGATCGTGAAGGAGAGGACGCATGATGACGCCCTGAAGAGGATGCTGGAGGTGTGCGAAAAGAGCGCGGAGCAGATTCTCGCCCTCACCACCAACTCCACAGCACTGGTCCGCCCGCGCGGCCGCCGCGGCGAGCTCACCGCGGTTCCCCTCGCTGCCGTGGCGAGAGAGCGGCTGCAGAAGAATGCCGGGCTCTTCACCCAGCTGGGGGTAGAGTGCGACTGCAGCGGGATAAGCGAGGAGCTCGCGGTGCTGGGCGCTCTCGACCAGCTCTCCCTCCTCTTTGACAACCTCCTCTCCAACGCCGCCCGCTACGCGCGCAGGAACGGAAAGGTGCGCATCTGGGTCCTGAACGCCGCGGGGATGGTGACCGTAGCTGTGCAGGACGACGGCGCCGGACTCGCGCCGGAGGAGTGCGAAAAGATCTTCCACGAGGCGGACCCGACCCGG